The DNA window AAACAAAATAACAACCTTATGTATCGCACACTTTAACGATAAAGCGAGTTATGTGTATAAGCTTAAAATAACCAAAGCATGTAggtgattattttcaaagtcaacatagacggggTTTTCGTTACTTTTTTATCACAGTGaatgattttacatttttttagaagttagaaacaactcttttattATCTACCAAGCCGtacatgaaaaaatatgttagatatttttaattcaccttaaaaattcattagcaaaagatggcctatcttcatccatttagggACGCTCCGTAataaattcaaacgtttagctgttaatagtttaaaaaaaaatcaattcagaaaCATTATAATTAGTTAAAAGAGTGTCCCCGATAAAGTTGCAACACtttgctctaactttttcaccgttgggtagaatttaatgaaaatttgggtggatttagttcatagtgcattgtttacatcctgcaagttttaaagtcctgtgatcaaaactcgcggaaatggagtcggaagaacagctcgtgcgtcataaaatcttgcgcattcatcatgAGAATAAAGATCTAAGGAATTCCACTGTTTCACGAGTTATTAAGcagttcgaggaacgattgaccaccgatcggaagcctagaagtgaaggaaaaagtgttttgtaccaaaaatcacaaccgcgtagttggggccgtCAACCGAAACCTGAACGCTCAGAAGCTGCCGAAGTTTTGACCAGAAGGCAGAAAAGCAGAAAAAGTCCGCCAAATCCCGTGCCAAGAAGTTGTAcctccccggcaacctgtttttcacggtcaaggataagttcagcgttccggagcatgtccgcactcagaagatgtccaaatttgcgaagaaattccaaatttgcgaagaaagccatctgcacgtgcgggaagcggagagCAACTTTcttgacccaggacacgatgaacggacagctGTACATggaagagtgcctccagaagcggctgcttcctctcctgaaggcccacaacgtcccaagaATCTTCAGGTCAGGACGTGCTGAactggtatgcggacaataaggtcaatttcgtgccggaaatgttcaaccctcccaacacttcttaaacgacctaaagtagtgaagacagtcgaggaactgaagatagtatgggtttacatgcaaaaacggttgattcacaggttgtgcagaatgtTATGGctggggttaaggccaaggtgcgggcatttacatatggactgtaaataaaatacgggtaaaatgttaaaatgaagtttcatagttatttttcaatccctgaaaatttgatggcaattgGATGAAacctcgaattttgcgaatttattttgtgtgtggcgaattcatcgtggacaccctttaactcgttcgtcgccatgggactcATATTtctgtgacgggtgtatttcttGGGAGgtcccgtcacatcaaaaacgtgtgacgttctttgggcccggctagtaaaactaccaaaatgagcgtggcgacgaacgtgttaaagcaagcaaatactgattttagtaacgcacctagcatcactggtgaggccgccagcaaacgacaatttgaggttatggctgaggccaatttttcgctaATACTATCGTCCATATATTCCCTTATATAGGTAAAAGAATCCTAATCAACCCTCACCCGAAACAAATTTAACCACACTTATcactttgaagattttcaaattgaCACTAAGTCAATTTACCAAAGTAAGTTCACTGTATCTCTGTACTGTAAACTTTAGATTATTTTCCGGTTACTTACTTGGATTGTTGTTGTACTCCGGCCAGTGCGTTGCCAGCTGACAGCCTAACGCCCGCCTGTAAGGCGATTTACAGCAGGACCATTTTCGGCCTTGCCAAAGACTAGGATGATATCGGGACGATTTGGGACTGTATTCTTCGCAAGCTGAAACAAAAATAAGGAGATTATTATAAAGTTTTGCAAACTTGAAGACTTGTTATGTAAGTTGATTCTTGAATTGAAGTTTCttagaattctgaattttctcTGAGAGAAATCTTAAAGCATTCTAAGAAAACGAGTCTAACTAAAATTGCTAGAAACCGGAACCCACCTTTTCGTAACGTCAGCACCCACTCGGTGCGTTCCTTCTCGCTATCCGCTACCAGATAGAGCGTGTACTGTGGCAACGTCGTACCCGGATAGATGCCGTCACTTTCGCAGTATCCTACCTGGAAAGGGTAACCCTGCAATTGGATTGGATATTGATAGAGAACACACAGGAAATGAGTCTTCGGTATTATGTTTGATGGAATCATATCGCGGGAGAATTGCTTACATCCGGTGCCGCCGTATCACCACCCTCGCCGTGCAATATTGCGGGCTCCACTAGACGCACCCAGCGAACGCTTATCCGGCCACGCTCCCGGCGTTTCTggaagagttgaaatgaaagggAAAAATGTATATCAATTCATTGAGGATATTGAAGTttgatttcgataaaaaaaaacagcataagCAGGAAAAGTTCGTGTTAGTGTGTGCGATGGCGAAAACAGTGAAGCATATTGGTTGGTGCATTTAGAAGAAGCTTAGCGAAACAAAATGAAGCGTGAAGCATGAAAGTATTAGTTTGGTTacagacttaaaaaaaaatgaaactgtttGAATACGATAAACATGTTTATAAATAACACAAGCCTTATGGTAGTAACTGAATATGTTGTAAGATAGAGAAAATCTAGAGTACACAATTTCACTTTTGAAGTAATGTAAAATCTTTCACTGAGCTAGTTTGATTCCAAACGGATCGGTTTTGTGTTTGTTTGAGCCTAAATCTTACGAGTAAAAACCTCAtgattgaaattattgattatatcaattatcaaattataagattttttcttaGAATATCTAAATAATCTTTCACAGTCTTTCTTTTTTATGAGATTTAGGGagcatccataaatgacgtagcttttttttacgagtttttatacccccctcgtagcatttcgtcacaaagtcatagacccccctagataataacgtagctttaataactcccccccccccatttttaaaaatcgttttttaatttttacttttattatcagtATTTGACCAGCACTTCGTGTCCTTTTTTGCCTACAATTAGCTTTGGACGAATCTTTCTATCCGAGGCTGGGGCCTTGTGATttttgctatgctccttttggaaaacatttgaagcaaaatataaattgcatttcttgcgtgcaggcttggcaaaagtcatcgtcatgaggcgtgaagctgtgactgtgaagcctcttggtccgtcaaactcaattgactgttccttaacgaccagtcacttcgtttgccagtcattcattccccattcattagaaaataataacctagtcaagcaatcgcattcaaacgaccgatgacgaaaaagaaacgcatttattattattgttgctcctgccagcaagccgaagacgaccgaagaggaacaagaaaagcatttattattattgttgctcctgccagcaagctcgttttcagttttttattgctattgttgctctctgccaacaagtcgttcaattagttgtacctgccgtcagcagccgatcgaagagtgaagagatttgccagtcactctcaggagaaattttgaccatgtgtaggagcttcgccagtcgatgatggagaaatgttgattgttgtcgtgctttgtccatcatgcgagtagtgaggctccgtcaattgagaacagtgccagtcgtttgatgaaacaaaactaatcgggcaagcgtgacgggcgaaatttaccatcactgcttgcgtgtacgctccttgatacgcttgaaaacagtcgggcagtaggaGCCAAAAGCTACATGTTTAGACTAGAttgaattaggcataattttgcccaattttgatttttttttttcgatattttattaaagctacgtagctttacttgaacccctacccccccccccccctctcgtcacacatcgtcacacaaagtcaaactccctcctccccctcaaatgctacgtcatttatggatgttcccttatcaaaatttattctgTATAGAATCGTTCTCCAATAGGGTCTATCTCTCTTTTTGAGAATCTCTCtttgttttccttaaaatatctctcattgtttttcttttaagatCTCTATCGTAACGTAATGTGTAATGATTTTCTCTTCGATTATCTCTATAAGAAATTCCCTCCTTCCATTTGCCCAAAATTATAATCTTTCTGTGTTCAATCATCTCTTACACGATCTGATTAGAGTCTCTCTCATCATTTCTATCtgtatttttctatcattttcccTCACACAAGTTCTCATTTCCTCTTTTTCGCTCACGCTTGATATTATACTAGTTGTTTTTAACCCTACTCTTTCTCGTGATTTTATTCTTGTGTTTTCACTTTCTTCCGCTGTGTCTAACCAGAGTTGCCAACTATTTCTTTAAATAGTCTGGATAGTGAACTTTCTAGGTGGTGCCCTTTTTAGGTCGCTAGATCTCAATGTTGAGGATAGCCTAGAATCGTATCAAAAGCATATTGTTGAAGTCACTATCAATGCCTCGGACTATTGATGCTCTGTTCTCTGTTTCTCATATATCTTTAAAGCATACCCTATTTTTTATACCTCAGCGCGGATGCTTGCGATTACGAAATTATCGTTTTAACTAGTTCATTTCTTCGGGTGGAGGTGTGCTAATTGCTGTTAAGTCGTCTTTGCATTGTTCATCGGTCACGCTGAGTGATTGCAGCCCCTTGAAACAAGTAACTGTCACTTTGAAACTCCCGGAGTCTACGATTTATCTTTGTGGTATCTACATACGGCCTTCTTCTCCTACTGAAGTTTACTCTTTGCACGCTTCGGCTGTTCAGGAGATTTGCAATCTTTCTTCTGAAAACGACGCAATCGTTGTGCAGGGGGACTTTAATCTACCGGGACTTGTTTGGGTTTATGACGAGGAACTAAACTGTTATATACCCACCAATGCATCGACCGAAGCAGAGTCAACATTCACCGAAACGATGTTGATTACTGGACTTAGTCAAGTTAATTCTCTACGGAACGCAAATGGCCGTATTGTTGATCTCGCTTTGGTTAGTGACACTTGTGACATTGAAGTGATTGAACCCCCTTCAAGTCTTTGAGACCAGATGCACACCACAAGCCTTTCGTGCTCTGTGTTACCATTAATAATAACTGTGACGCACACTCTCCAACAAACTACGGTGAATTAGAGCTCGATTTTGCAAGGTGTGACTATATTGTGTTGAATCAAAGTTTGTCTTCGATCAGCTGGCTTGAGTTACTCGGTGACAAATCAACGGATGACGCAACGGTGCTGTTTTACGAAAAGCTTTTTGATGTCATGAATAGGATCATCCCACGTAAGCGAAGACGTCTCAACACAACCAAACTTCCGTGGTGGTCTTCTGAACTTCGTCATCTTCGAAATATTGTATGCAAGGCTCGAAAGCGTTTTCTACGTTCCAAGTcccaacaggaaaaataaaGTCTAAAACAACTCGAAACTCGATACAACGATTGCCAAGCCGCATAATTTAGTAGCTACATCGACCGAATGGAATCAAACCTGAAGAACAACCCATCTAGTTTCTGGACGTTTGTGAAGAACCGCAAGTTAAGCAACTGTATACCTGAGCAAATgaagtaaggtacaccggggtaagtgtggacgcggggtaagtgtggacgatggctataaaaacaatgctgtgcactatttttttcaaacttttgatgcagaatgttcaatttacttgtaatctatccaataactgtgaaaaagatacgattcagacaataacggatgtttacagcgactttttcggaattttctattttcaactacgatgtcgagttgatgtgcatctttttcaattgcaaatttctcctaaactagctggctctcgatgaaaaactctacattgaaacaatccttacattccaaacaaccagttaggaaaagaaacggcggttaaaaattaagaaaaaagagtttatttacaaaaaactaaaattttatctccaacccctacctggggtaagtgtggacggcgttaaaaagacttgatgtttacacattttttttcaattttctgtccttcatcctttatgagttgtattatttaacgatatttagcattcggatcatgaaaatttgagtaaagtacttatttgttctgtgtttttgataaaatcggatctcgtgtgttgtaacataaattacacactataattatagtatgatggacttttttcaaaattttggttcgagcaataaagtaacgaattcaaccaagaaaacacaaattttttgaaaatttcctgagaaatcaaagggaaaatctaccgtccacacttaccccataaagcggggtaagtgaagacaccagccgtccataacgatttacgtgataacttttttcgctttgcttctatcgagctcatctcttcagcttttgtaaacaacatgttctgcatcacattgaacgtcaatttatcaaaattgctgattttttgatgattttttaaagttgaactatacgaaaacccgtccacacttaccccggtgtaccttaccaCGAATTGTCCGCAGATTCTATTGGGAAATCGGCCAATCTGTTTGCCAACTTCTTTAGCAGCGTGAACAATCCCAATTCACCTGAGCTTTCCTATGCAAGTAGACAGGGTATTCCTACGCATGACATTACGCTACCATCTTTGAGCTTTACGCAACGTGATGTCCTATCTGAACAGGAAAAGCTGAACGTCAAAAAAGTTCCTGGAACTGATCTACTTTCACCACTATTCTTGAGGGAAAGTGCAGAATCATTGAAGCTGCCTATCTGTCTGCTTTTCAATCGTTCTCTTCACGAACGGAAGTTTCCTGCGGTATGGAAGACCACCTCGATAACTTCGATACATAAACCCGGTTGTCGTAATTCCGTGGAAAATTACCGAGGAATTTCAATCCTGTGTGCATAGCCAAAGTCTTTGAGAGCATGGTTCACTCGGTGCTCTATAACGCCACTCGTTACTTGATCTCTGACTATCAACACGGATTCGTTAAGAAGCGATCCACAGTGTCAAACCTGATGTGTTACACCAACTTCCTATCAACCGAAATAGAGAAGCGTCGACAAGTGGATGCAGTCTACTTTGATTTCAGTAAGGCTTTCGACAAAGTTCCTCATCGACTTGCCATTGAAAAGCTGGTCAACATGGGTCTTCCCCCTAGGATGACCGAATGGCTTCAATCGTATTGGACCGATCGAAGAGCGTCTGTCAAGATCAATACATCACGTCGCGtatttttgatttgaccttAGGTGTCCCTCAAGGCAATATTCTAGGCCCtttgatatttgattttttttaaacgacctGGCTTTCCGTCTGAAATCCTGTATGCTGGtatatgctgatgatcttaaGATCTACAAAATAATCTCATCGGTTCTAGATTGCCACGCTCTTCCATCTGACATCGACGAGCTTCTCCTGTGGTGCTCCAAAAATGGGATGCTGTTGAACATAAAAAAGCGCtagcgaacggtagacaatgtgcaactcgagacccaaTACACCCatccttcgggtagtggtcatatcacctcttgtctgcaactccgattctctacctccccgtggtgctagctggggtgcgagcaaccttagcggaaatcgagtacccaaccccggtggatgctttggtcgcctgcagactgagttagggggcttcgtacgcgtctgttctccatgtcaggggcggcgcgTGCGGAGTGCAAAAACGTCCTGGTGTTCGGGGCCCAatacagcaacatcacgacggttcACCTGCGAGATAGTAGGGTTAGTTGCAAGCCTTGCGAGCCCGAgcctacaaaaaacataagcaacgaacaacaaattttggatggaaatcggtaaagacccacgcgacgaaaagggactagcgattggtaACTTGGagcatggaactgccgatctctaaattttgtgggcagtacccacgtgctctccaacgaattgaagagccgcaaatttgacatcgtagcgctgcaggaggtatgctggaagggctccacgatacgaacgtacccagatagtcgtgccatctaccagagctgcggcaacacacacgagcttggaacagcttttatagtgatgggaaagatgcaaaagcgcgtgatcgggtggtggccgatcaactcacgaatgtgccggttgagaatcaagggccgcttcttcaacatcagcatcatcaacgtgcacagccctcacctcggaagtaccggtgacgacaaacacgaattttacgcgcagctggagcgtgaatacgaccgttgcccaaaacatgatatcaagatcgtcctcggggattttaacgctcaggtcggccaggatgaggaatttaaaccggcaattggaaggttcagtgcgcaccagctgaccaacgaaaacggcctcagactgatagatttcgccgcctccaaacgaatggccgtacgtagtaccttttccagcaccgcctcccacacaagtacacctggagatcagcgtaccaaacgcaatcaaagatcgaccacgttttgattgacagccggcacttctcggacatcatcgacgtcagatcctgtcgaggcgccaacatcgagtcagaccactatctggtgatggttaagatgcgcccaaaactctccgtagtgaacaacacacgcaaccggcgcccgcctcggttaaacatcgcgcgactgaagcaacctgaggtcgcggcagactacgcgcaatcggtcgaagcagcgctgccggcagaggccgagcttgatgaagcccctctcgaggactgttgggataccatcaaggcagccatcaacagtgctgcggagaacgtcaccggttatgtggagcgaactcgacggaacgattggttcgacgaggagtgtaggaaggtgatggacgaagagaatgccgcgcgggcggcagtagtgcaaagaggcacccgtcgaaatgtggaaaatcaccgacagcggaagaggcagcgagtccgaattttccaggagaaaaagcgccgcctggaggaggaggaggagctcgaggaggtgaagcagctgcatcgtttccaagaaacacgaaagttttatcagaagctcaacgcatcccgcaaaggcttcgtgccgcaagccgaaatgtgccgggataaggacggaggcatcctgacggacaatcgtgaggtgatcaaaaggtggaagcagcacttcgatgaacacctgaacggcgcacatgcaggagaccaagacggtggggaaggtacatcgccggcgtagccaacaaCGAAGAGGAGagcggcttttccgggaagctaatcagactgatcaaggcgacgatggatggaacgcagtgctgtgtgcggatctcgggtgaattgtcgagttcattcgattcgcgcagggggcttcgacaaggtgatggtctatcctgcatgatgttcaacgtggcgctagaaggtgttattcgacgagcgatgggcgaaatgcggggcacgattttcaacagatccagtcaacttatctgctttgccgatgacattgatatagtcggcagatcatctgcggcggtggaagacatcaaccgcaaactgaaacgcgaagcaggaaggattgggttgatgattaatacgtccaagacaaagtacatgctggcctgcggatccgagaccgaccgaacccgcttgtccagtaataacaaggtcacgatcgacggcgacgagctggagatagtcgaagactttgtctatctcggctcactggtgaccgcagacaatgacaccagccgtgagatccgtaggcgaattatcagcggaagtcttgcctactatggactctacaagcaactgcggtcgaaaaGATTAgacctcgcacgaagtgtaacctatatatgacgctcattaaaCCGGTTgatctctacgggcacgagacatggatattgctggaagaggacctgcgtacactcggagtattcgagcgacgagtgttaagaaccatctttggcggcgtacaggagaacggagtgtggaggcgaaggattaACCAcaagctcgcgcgactctacggcgaacccagtatccagaagttGGTGAAaactggccggatacgctgggcgggacatgttgcgagaatgccggacaactgtcctgcaaaacaggtgttcgctacgaatccggtaggaacaagacgagcaggggcgcaacgagcgaggtggttagaccaagtggagcgtgatctggcgaacgtggggtgcccgaggaattggagaacggttgccatggaccgagtgaattttcggaattatgttcgtcaagttatgtcgtgagacggaatactatgtaaatagaaaaaaaaaaaataaaaaaatgcaagtccATAACTTTAAGTCGCCGTCAGTCCAATGTCTGCTTCGAGTATAGTATCAACGGTACCAGCATCGATCAAGTCAGCTCCATGAACGATCTGGACGTCATCGTTGATAGAAAACTAACGTTCAGCGACCATATCAGTGCCATCACAGTGTAAGCTTTCTCTGTCCTTGGATTCGTGAGGCGCAATTCACAATCTTTTCAGGATGTATACATGTATTGGAGTACGCCGCTTGTGTGTGGGCTCCTTACCATACATCTTGGAGTCTTCGAATCGAAAGAGTGCAGCAATCTTTCATTCGTTACGCTCTCAGGTCATTTCCGTGGAACGACCCCATCAATCTTCCGGATTATGGGAGTCGGTGCATGTTGATCAATTTAGAAACCCTCTCTTCCAGGCGTGTTAAACTAAAACGGCTATGTGTGTTTGATCTGATTACCTGCAACGTGGATTGTGCAGTTCTACTTAATGAAGTATGCTTTCTTGCACCATCCAGACATCTACGAGGAAGACAACTTTTAGCACTAGGCATGTACCGCACTACTTACGGACAGAATAATCCTCTGACCAGCTGTTTTCAGTGTTTTAATGTTGTgaacaatttgtttgattttactgtGTCCAAAACGATATTTAAACATAGGATTAAGAACCTTAGATATTAAGATCAGTCTGTAGGACATTTGAATCCAAGACAGtgtgtgaaataaataaataaataaataaataaaatattatattcCTCATTTGATCAATTTGTCATATTACACAATAAACATATCgaatttccataattttgtaGAGCAAACCCAAAAGtttggaattgtctggaagaaatgtcaaaagtctagaaacctaaaaaaatgtctgacgtAAGGCTAAAAAGTCTGGAAGGTTGATATCTCTGTGTCTAACTCTGTGAAAATCGGAAAAGGATAAAAGCCTAGTAGTTTAAATTCTGTAAAGCTTTTTGCTGCCATTTAGATGCAAGTATGTGATCAAAATTCTAAGTAAAACTTATCTCAAATGAAAACAGATAAATGGACCTACAAAAATAGTTGAGTTTGGATTTCATTATCCAGATGACATTGCTGAGAATCGTCAAGCACTACAGAACCTATTGTGCAGTACATGTGGATGTATTCGCATAGAAAATAAACTATACCGGATATATCATCACTTTTATTTCTATAAGCCACATTTCAAAATGGACTCACTCACTCGACTGTCCGTATAGTGGTACAtagggaagagggggcataatgcccacgttaagaagaaagccttgttttagagaacatttgaaaagattaactttaattatcgattgtgtttggaagtttggtttatttattgtctaaatctgatagttagaaAAACTGGAAGGTCATAAAAGGCCACAAATTTTATGAAGTTAAAagagtaggttgaaaattggatttcagattcagtaggggcataatgcgcatatgtgtgtacccaatcgcgccgtttaacgtttaataagtgtttattgattcaagtGCCTCCAAAAGTGTTTACCAGGTAAAAACAattctattctacttcacagatggaaaaatgtattgctacgcgcagtgctgccaga is part of the Uranotaenia lowii strain MFRU-FL unplaced genomic scaffold, ASM2978415v1 HiC_scaffold_263, whole genome shotgun sequence genome and encodes:
- the LOC129759751 gene encoding tyrosine-protein kinase Btk29A-like, which encodes MEKRRERGRISVRWVRLVEPAILHGEGGDTAAPDGYPFQVGYCESDGIYPGTTLPQYTLYLVADSEKERTEWVLTLRKACEEYSPKSSRYHPSLWQGRKWSCCKSPYRRALGCQLATHWPEYNNNPSNLENCSYPKINPNRSSCNQIRNRE